Proteins encoded in a region of the Agromyces protaetiae genome:
- a CDS encoding DNA gyrase/topoisomerase IV subunit B encodes MSSDYSARHLSVLEGLEAVRKRPGMYIGSTDSRGLMHCLWEIIDNAVDEALAGHGTSIEVILHADGSVEVRDHARGIPVDVEPKTGLTGVEVVFTKLHAGGKFGSGSYSASGGLHGVGASVVNALSERLDVEVDRGGKVWAMSFHRGEPGRFADDGAPSPSSAFSAFEEASELRVAGKVAKAVTGTRVRYWADPQIFTKGAQFQVDELLARARQTAFLVPGLAITVIDERGEEREEHRFQFDGGISEFVDHLATDGPITGTWRLSGDGRFTETVPVLSAAGAMIPTEVERQVHVDIALRWGTGYETVMRSFVNIIATPKGGTHQAGFEQGLLKFLRAQVEQNARRLKVGNDKLDKDDVLAGMTAVLTVRLAEPQFEGQTKEVLGTPAVRSIVSSVVAKTLGERFASTKREDKAQTALLLEKVVSEMKARISARTHKETQRRKNALESSSLPAKLADCRSTDVAHSELFIVEGDSALGTAKLARDSEHQALLPIRGKILNVQKASVSDMLGNAECAAIIQTIGAGSGRTFDLAQARYGKVIIMSDADVDGAHIRTLLLTLFFRYMRPMIEEGRVFAAVPPLHRVVVQNPGSKPNDTIYTYSEAELQAVLADVKRRGKKYQDPIQRYKGLGEMDADQLAETTMDRQHRTLRRVGVADAEQAGRIFELLMGNEVAPRKEFIVDSASGLSRDRIDA; translated from the coding sequence GTGAGCTCCGATTATTCTGCCCGCCATCTCTCCGTCCTCGAAGGCCTCGAGGCGGTGCGCAAGCGCCCCGGCATGTACATCGGCTCGACCGACTCGCGGGGCCTCATGCACTGCCTCTGGGAGATCATCGACAACGCCGTCGACGAGGCGCTGGCCGGGCACGGCACGTCGATCGAGGTGATCCTGCACGCCGACGGCAGCGTCGAGGTGCGCGACCACGCGCGCGGCATCCCGGTCGACGTCGAGCCGAAGACCGGGCTCACCGGCGTCGAGGTCGTCTTCACGAAGTTGCACGCCGGTGGCAAGTTCGGCTCGGGCTCGTACTCCGCCTCCGGCGGCCTGCACGGTGTCGGCGCATCGGTCGTGAACGCGCTGTCCGAGCGACTCGACGTCGAGGTCGACCGCGGCGGCAAGGTCTGGGCGATGTCGTTCCACCGCGGCGAGCCCGGTCGATTCGCCGACGACGGCGCGCCGAGCCCGTCGTCGGCGTTCAGCGCGTTCGAAGAGGCGAGCGAGCTGCGTGTCGCCGGCAAGGTGGCGAAGGCGGTCACCGGCACGCGAGTGCGGTACTGGGCCGACCCGCAGATCTTCACGAAGGGTGCGCAGTTCCAGGTCGACGAGCTGCTCGCTCGGGCGCGGCAGACGGCGTTCCTCGTTCCCGGTCTCGCGATCACGGTGATCGACGAGCGCGGCGAGGAGCGTGAAGAGCACCGCTTCCAGTTCGACGGCGGCATCTCCGAGTTCGTCGACCACCTCGCGACCGACGGGCCCATCACGGGTACCTGGCGGCTCTCGGGCGACGGCCGGTTCACCGAGACGGTGCCGGTGCTGAGCGCTGCCGGGGCGATGATCCCGACCGAGGTCGAGCGACAGGTCCACGTCGACATCGCGCTCCGCTGGGGCACCGGGTACGAGACCGTCATGCGAAGCTTCGTGAACATCATCGCGACACCGAAGGGCGGCACGCACCAGGCCGGGTTCGAGCAGGGGCTGCTCAAGTTCCTCCGCGCGCAGGTCGAGCAGAACGCGCGCCGGCTGAAAGTCGGCAACGACAAGCTCGACAAAGACGACGTGTTGGCCGGCATGACGGCGGTCCTCACCGTTCGTCTCGCCGAGCCGCAGTTCGAAGGGCAGACCAAAGAGGTGCTCGGCACGCCCGCCGTGCGGTCGATCGTGTCGTCGGTCGTGGCGAAGACGCTCGGCGAGCGGTTCGCGTCGACCAAACGCGAAGACAAGGCGCAGACCGCCCTCCTGCTCGAGAAGGTCGTCTCCGAGATGAAGGCGCGCATCTCCGCGCGCACCCACAAAGAGACGCAGCGCCGCAAGAATGCGCTGGAGTCGTCGTCGCTGCCGGCGAAGCTCGCCGATTGCCGCTCCACCGACGTGGCGCACAGCGAGCTCTTCATCGTCGAGGGCGACTCAGCCCTCGGCACCGCCAAGCTGGCGCGAGACAGCGAGCATCAGGCGCTGCTGCCCATCCGCGGCAAGATCCTCAACGTGCAGAAGGCGTCGGTCTCCGACATGCTCGGCAATGCCGAATGCGCCGCGATCATCCAGACGATCGGTGCCGGGTCGGGCCGAACGTTCGACCTCGCTCAGGCACGGTACGGCAAGGTCATCATCATGAGCGACGCGGACGTCGATGGCGCGCACATCCGCACGCTGCTGCTGACGCTGTTCTTCCGCTACATGCGGCCCATGATCGAGGAGGGCCGCGTGTTCGCGGCGGTGCCGCCGCTGCACCGCGTCGTCGTGCAGAACCCCGGCTCCAAGCCGAACGACACGATCTACACCTACTCCGAGGCCGAGTTGCAGGCTGTGCTTGCCGATGTGAAGCGTCGGGGCAAGAAGTACCAGGACCCGATCCAGCGGTACAAGGGCCTCGGCGAGATGGACGCCGATCAGCTCGCCGAGACCACCATGGACCGCCAGCACCGCACCCTGCGCCGGGTCGGCGTGGCCGACGCCGAGCAGGCCGGCCGCATCTTCGAACTGCTCATGGGCAACGAGGTCGCGCCGCGCAAGGAGTTCATCGTCGACAGCGCGAGCGGGCTCAGCCGCGACCGCATCGACGCCTGA
- a CDS encoding DUF7455 domain-containing protein, giving the protein MTQYTETTGAVEAEAPYELTALDRCDACGAQAYIKVEMQNGELLFCAHHGRKHQEKLSEVAQSWHDESSRLLVDSRD; this is encoded by the coding sequence ATGACGCAGTACACCGAGACGACCGGTGCGGTCGAAGCCGAGGCCCCGTACGAGCTCACGGCGCTCGACCGGTGCGACGCCTGCGGCGCGCAGGCGTACATCAAGGTCGAGATGCAGAACGGCGAGCTGCTGTTCTGCGCACACCACGGTCGCAAGCACCAGGAGAAGCTCTCCGAGGTCGCCCAGAGCTGGCACGACGAGAGCTCGCGCCTTCTGGTCGACTCGCGCGACTGA
- a CDS encoding type 1 glutamine amidotransferase, with translation MTQSAPGFTIVTLVPSLLDTNGDAQNAAVLARRLHWAGHDARVVAVEDGSGLPDEVDAVIVGSGNDSTLEPARERLLTMHDELRRWGTEGVPILSVGTGWELLSWGVEFADGRTVEGLGVLPGRAVPRSAGRATGDLVVRSPRFGHLVGFENHAREYVQAEASPLGRIVAGVGNGRDAGQEGVVMGWVLGTHLHGPVLAKNPAMADAIAAEMASRAGVGYEPGERTAVVDGYAEEARRAQLRAAGVALPA, from the coding sequence ATGACCCAGAGTGCACCGGGCTTCACGATCGTCACGCTCGTGCCGTCGCTGCTCGACACGAACGGCGACGCGCAGAACGCCGCAGTGCTCGCCCGGCGGCTGCACTGGGCGGGACACGACGCGCGGGTCGTCGCCGTCGAAGACGGCAGCGGGCTGCCCGACGAGGTCGACGCCGTGATCGTCGGCTCCGGCAACGACTCCACCCTCGAGCCCGCGCGCGAACGCCTGCTGACGATGCACGACGAGCTGCGCCGGTGGGGCACCGAGGGTGTGCCGATCCTGTCGGTCGGCACCGGCTGGGAGCTGCTGAGCTGGGGCGTCGAATTCGCCGACGGGCGCACCGTCGAAGGGCTCGGGGTGCTGCCGGGGCGTGCGGTGCCGCGGAGTGCCGGCCGGGCGACGGGCGATCTCGTCGTACGATCGCCGCGCTTCGGGCACCTGGTCGGATTCGAGAACCACGCACGCGAATACGTGCAGGCCGAGGCGTCGCCGCTCGGGCGGATCGTCGCAGGCGTCGGCAACGGCCGCGACGCCGGTCAGGAGGGCGTCGTGATGGGCTGGGTGCTCGGCACGCACCTGCACGGCCCGGTCCTCGCGAAGAACCCGGCGATGGCCGACGCGATCGCGGCCGAGATGGCGAGCCGTGCCGGCGTCGGCTACGAGCCGGGGGAGCGCACCGCGGTCGTCGACGGGTACGCCGAGGAGGCGCGACGCGCACAGCTCCGGGCCGCAGGGGTGGCGCTGCCCGCCTGA
- a CDS encoding Mur ligase family protein, with product MRYAPAILVGRFVRFLARLRKPGGGSAVPGLVVNRIAPRYLTRTLSGFPQGLVVVSGSSGKSTTTKMLVAILRAHGVDVFTNPSTANISQGLTSALLERADWRGRVPGDVAVLEMDEGHGAVVMRGVDARIVSLTNVMVDQIDRFHDSEMVVTMLGTIASRAREAVVINADDAALERLATRLAPGVAVHRYGVAHGVLDASSRGLGYAETAGSRLAPGAGVVVEHVDGRRAELADGGTSVAVELPARGTHYAVDAAAAYSTARAALGARFDAELAATALSSIPAVFGRGERVTVRGHEVEFVLVQNPASYQLNVDGIEPGTEQILFAIGSDVRDPSYFWPTDASALGRVSIVSGSKAHEAALMLTYDGVEVDRVEPDLARAVDDFLATPAPQRGVKTIVFTADAMRRTRAHLGLTGADQ from the coding sequence GTGCGATACGCGCCGGCGATCCTCGTCGGCCGGTTCGTCAGGTTCCTCGCCCGGCTGCGCAAGCCGGGCGGGGGATCTGCCGTGCCGGGGCTCGTCGTCAACAGGATCGCTCCGCGGTATCTGACCCGCACCCTGTCGGGGTTCCCGCAGGGTCTCGTCGTCGTGTCCGGGTCGAGTGGCAAGTCGACGACGACGAAGATGCTGGTCGCGATCCTGCGCGCACACGGCGTCGACGTCTTCACGAACCCGTCGACGGCGAACATCAGCCAGGGGCTCACATCCGCGCTGCTCGAGCGGGCCGACTGGCGTGGCCGCGTGCCCGGCGACGTCGCGGTGCTCGAGATGGACGAGGGGCACGGCGCGGTCGTCATGCGCGGCGTCGACGCGCGCATCGTCTCCCTCACGAACGTCATGGTCGATCAGATCGACCGATTCCACGACTCCGAGATGGTCGTCACGATGCTCGGCACGATCGCGTCGCGCGCCCGGGAAGCGGTCGTCATCAACGCCGACGACGCCGCGCTCGAACGACTGGCCACGCGCCTCGCGCCCGGCGTCGCGGTGCATCGCTACGGCGTTGCGCACGGCGTGCTGGATGCCTCGTCGCGGGGTCTCGGCTACGCCGAGACCGCCGGATCGCGCTTGGCGCCCGGTGCGGGCGTGGTGGTCGAGCACGTCGATGGCCGTCGTGCGGAGCTCGCCGACGGCGGGACATCCGTCGCCGTGGAGCTGCCCGCCCGTGGCACGCATTACGCGGTCGACGCCGCAGCGGCCTACTCGACCGCCCGAGCCGCACTCGGCGCCCGTTTCGACGCCGAACTCGCCGCGACCGCGCTGAGCTCGATCCCCGCCGTGTTCGGTCGCGGTGAGCGGGTCACCGTGCGCGGGCACGAGGTCGAGTTCGTGCTCGTGCAGAACCCGGCGAGCTATCAGCTGAACGTCGACGGCATCGAGCCCGGCACCGAGCAGATCCTGTTCGCGATCGGCTCGGACGTGCGCGATCCGTCCTATTTCTGGCCGACGGATGCCTCGGCCCTCGGCCGGGTCTCGATCGTGAGCGGGTCCAAGGCCCATGAGGCCGCGCTCATGCTCACCTACGACGGCGTCGAGGTTGATCGCGTCGAACCCGACCTCGCCCGAGCGGTCGACGACTTCCTCGCGACGCCCGCGCCGCAGCGCGGCGTGAAGACGATCGTGTTCACGGCCGATGCCATGCGACGCACCCGCGCACATCTCGGACTCACGGGAGCCGACCAATGA